Below is a window of candidate division TA06 bacterium DNA.
ATGAAGATCCCGGGGAAGCTGAAACGGATGGCGCCCTCGGCCGTGTCCTCCACCGGTCCGGTGAACACTTCGCCGTCAGGGAAATTCACGTGTCCCGAGCAGTTCACCCAGTTGCGCCCGGCCACGGACATTTTTAGATCTGTGTCCTCGGAGACTATCCGCAGGGTCTTCCTGGCGTTCAGGATGTCGCACAGGCGCTGCTGGTCGGCGTGGATCTGTTTCCATTTGGCCATCGGGTCTTCCTCGTTCAGGTAACAGGAGCCGTAGACGAAATCCTGATAGTCGGCCAGCGACATGCTGGCCTCTTGGGCGTTGGCCCAGTTGGGGAACATGGTGCCGCACCAGCGGGCCTCCTTTTTGGCCATCCGCTCCATGAATATCTGTATGATCGGAGCGAAGGCATGGGAAGCTAATTTTATTTTCTGGGGATCGACATCCGTCATCTGCCTGGTGTTGAGCGTGCCCATCAAAGTCAAAAAGGCGTCAAAAGTTTGGTAGGCGGTCAGCTCGCTTTGGTGGATGAACTGGATCTGCTCGGAGCTGCCCTGTTTGAGCATTATCTCGCCCAGATCTTCGTGGCTGATCTTAACCTGGGGATGGGCCCCCAGTAAAATGGCCTGGCGGTAGCATTCCTTGATTAACGGCAGCGTTACTATTGATCCCTGGATCAGGAGCTTTTCACCCTTTTTAAGATCCAGACAGTAACTGGCGATGACCGCGGCATGTTTTTGAATCAACAAGTCCATGATAACCTCATAAAAACATTACTTGGAAAATCTCAAATACTAATTCCTAATTTCTAAACAATATCAAAGTCATAAACCTTAAAGCACAAAACCGTTTTGAAAATTAATGAAAATTAGTATTTATTTAGG
It encodes the following:
- a CDS encoding aminopeptidase, translated to MMDLLIQKHAAVIASYCLDLKKGEKLLIQGSIVTLPLIKECYRQAILLGAHPQVKISHEDLGEIMLKQGSSEQIQFIHQSELTAYQTFDAFLTLMGTLNTRQMTDVDPQKIKLASHAFAPIIQIFMERMAKKEARWCGTMFPNWANAQEASMSLADYQDFVYGSCYLNEEDPMAKWKQIHADQQRLCDILNARKTLRIVSEDTDLKMSVAGRNWVNCSGHVNFPDGEVFTGPVEDTAEGAIRFSFPGIFMGREVEDIRLTFEKGKVVKAAAGKGEELLNQILKTDPGARFVGEIAVGTNYNIKKFTRNMLFDEKIGGTVHLAIGRSLPESLGKNQSAVHWDMLCDMKEGGKIYADEQLVYENGRFII